The following are from one region of the Arachis duranensis cultivar V14167 chromosome 10, aradu.V14167.gnm2.J7QH, whole genome shotgun sequence genome:
- the LOC107472014 gene encoding GDP-Man:Man(3)GlcNAc(2)-PP-Dol alpha-1,2-mannosyltransferase gives MMGIWFIVPAVVTSFCAVILGLGLRAVSGRRSRKRAVGFFHPYTNDGGGGERVLWCAVRAIQDESPDLDCLVYTGDHDATPQSLAARAVDLFGVTLLSPVKVVYLYKRKWIEETTYPHFTMIGQSLGSMYLAWEALCKFPPLYYFDTSGYAFTYPLARLFGCKVICYTHYPTISTDMLSRVSQRRSMYNNDASIAKGVWLSRCKMIYYTFFSWLYGIVGSCTHLAMVNSSWTKSHIEKLWGIPHRIKRVYPPCDTSGLQVLPLERPAEIPVIISVAQFRPEKAHGLQLEAFSVAVKRLDFSLPKPRLQFVGSCRNKSDEERLQVLKDKAIELNVNEQVEFHKNITYRDLVGLLGAAVAGIHSMTDEHFGISVVEYMAAGAIPIAHNSAGPKMDIVLDEDGEQTGFLACTVEEYADAILRVTRMPESERLKMAAAARRRATRFSEQRFYDDFKDAIRPILCHTSR, from the exons ATGATGGGAATATGGTTTATCGTCCCTGCGGTGGTAACTTCATTCTGTGCGGTGATTTTGGGACTTGGTCTCCGCGCGGTGAGCGGGAGGAGGAGCAGGAAGAGAGCAGTTGGGTTCTTTCATCCGTACACCAACGACGGCGGCGGCGGTGAGAGGGTTCTATGGTGCGCAGTTAGAGCCATCCAAGATGAGAGCCCTGACCTTGACTGCCTTGTCTATACCGGAGATCACGATGCCACGCCGCAGAGCTTGGCGGCTCGAGCCGTCGACCTCTTCGGCGTCACGCTTCTCTCCCCCGTAAAG GTGGTTTACTTGTACAAGAGAAAGTGGATTGAagaaaccacttatccacactTTACCATGATTGGTCAAAGTCTTGGTTCTATGTATCTTGCTTGGGAAGCATTGTGCAAGTTTCCTCCTTTATATTATTTTGACACAAGTGGATATGCATTTACATATCCACTTGCAAGGTTGTTTGGATGTAAAGTTATTTGCTACACACACTACCCAACTATCAGTACAGATATGCTTTCTCGTGTTAGTCAGCGCCGCTCTATGTATAATAATGATGCCTCAATTGCAAAAGg TGTTTGGCTTTCCCGGTGCAAAATGATCTATTATACCTTCTTCAGCTGGTTGTATGGGATTGTAGGATCTTGTACACACCTAGCTATGGTCAATTCATCTTGGACCAAATCCCATATTGAAAAGCTTTGGGGTATTCCACATCGTATTAAACGAGTTTACCCTCCTTGTGATACTTCAGGGCTCCAG GTTCTTCCATTGGAAAGACCAGCTGAAATTCCTGTGATAATATCAGTTGCACAATTTCGACCAGAGAAG GCTCATGGTCTCCAACTTGAAGCCTTTTCAGTTGCTGTTAAGAGATTAGATTTTAGCTTGCCTAAACCTAGACTACAGTTTGTGGGTAGCTGTAGAAATAAATCAGACGAGGAAAGGCTTCAAGTGTTGAAAGACAAGGCGATTGAGCTAAATGTGAATGAGCAAGTAGAATTTCACAAGAATATAACATATAG AGATTTGGTGGGACTTTTAGGGGCCGCTGTTGCTGGCATCCACTCCATGACAGATGAGCATTTTGGCATCAGTGTTGTAGAATATATGGCTGCTGGCGCCATTCCAATTG CTCATAATTCTGCTGGGCCGAAAATGGACATTGTATTAGATGAAGATGGAGAACAAACAGGATTTCTTGCCTGCACTGTTGAGGAATATGCTGATGCCATTTTGAGAGTTACAAGGATGCCAGAGTCAGAGAGACTTAAGATGGCTGCAGCTGCAAGGAGACGAGCAACGAGGTTTTCTGAGCAAAGGTTTTACGACGACTTCAAAGATGCCATACGGCCAATACTTTGTCATACATCTAGATGA
- the LOC107471613 gene encoding protein QUIRKY — MAENSGRKLIVEVCSAKNLMPKDGQGTASAYAVVDFDGQRRRTTTKSRDLNPQWDEKLEFIVHDKDSMASETLEVNLYNDKKLGKRSTFLGKVKISGSSFVKSGTEEIVYYPLEKRSVFSQIKGELGLKVSYVDDDPPPPPSADADGELKAETAPPPAAESTKEEEKKEEKSEENKQDEEKKEEEQSKPPEEEQEKAKAPPDNPKPKEEAPAEAAPPQPEAEVQNLAKPQKEKHIEIIKRAENNHLSVNDHELRSLSSDRSRSTYDLVDRIPFLYVRMVKAKRANSSESGSKVYAKLVIGTHSVKTKSESEDKDWDQVFAFDKEGLNSTSLEVSVWCEEKKEGEEITENSLGTVSFDLQEVPKRVPPDSPLAPQWYTLESDTSPGNDVMLAVWIGTQADEAFQEAWQSDSGGLIPETRAKVYLSPKLWYLRVTVIQTQDLQLGSGSEPKLRSPELYVVKGQLGAQVFKTGRTSAGGSAASSSANPTWNEDLVFVHVIDEATHVTSDARASAKQLCKAPIGLLEVGIRGATNLLPVKTKDGTRGTTDAFAVAKYGPKWIRTRTIIDRFNPRWNEQYTWDVYDPCTVLTIGVFDNGRYKRSEEGKLNKDVRLGKIRVRLSTLDTNRVYVHSYSLTVLLPSGAKKMGEIEIAVRFSCSSWLSLMQAYTSPILPRMHYVKPFGPAQQDILRHMAMRIVTARLARSEPPLGHEVVQFMLDSDTHVWSMRRSKANWFRVISCISRAASLARWFDGIRRWVHPPTTILMHVLLLAIVFCPSLVLPTAFMYCFLILLLRFRYRQRVPQSMDPRVSCVDMVSLDELDEEFDGFPTTRSPEVVRIRYDRVRALAGRAQTLLGDVAAQGERLEALFSWRDPRATAMFAVLCFVLSLVFYVVPFKGFVLGAGFYYFRHPRFRDDMPSVSANFYRRLPSLSDQII; from the exons ATGGCGGAAAATTCCGGTAGGAAGCTTATCGTGGAGGTTTGCAGCGCCAAGAATTTGATGCCGAAAGATGGCCAAGGAACCGCAAGTGCTTATGCCGTTGTGGATTTCGATGgccagagaagaagaacaacTACCAAGTCCAGAGATCTCAACCCTCAATGGGACGAGAAGCTCGAGTTTATTGTTCATGATAAAGATTCAATGGCTTCAGAGACGTTAGAGGTCAATCTCTATAACGATAAGAAGCTGGGGAAGCGAAGCACTTTTCTCGGAAAAGTGAAAATCTCAGGAAGCAGTTTTGTGAAGTCTGGTACAGAAGAGATTGTGTACTATCCGTTGGAGAAGAGAAGCGTGTTCTCTCAGATCAAaggagagttaggactcaaaGTGTCTTACGTTGACGATGATCCACCGCCACCGCCGTCAGCCGATGCCGATGGCGAGCTGAAGGCAGAGACCGCACCTCCGCCGGCGGCGGAAAgcacaaaagaagaagagaagaaagaagaaaaatcagAAGAGAATAAGCAGgatgaggagaagaaggaagaagaacaaagcaaaCCTCCTGAAGAAGAACAGGAAAAGGCGAAAGCTCCACCGGATAATCCAAAGCCAAAGGAGGAGGCTCCGGCAGAGGCGGCACCACCACAACCGGAGGCAGAAGTGCAGAATCTGGCAAAACCACAAAAGGAGAAGCATATTGAGATAATAAAGCGAGCTGAGAATAATCATCTGAGCGTGAACGATCATGAACTACGGTCTTTGAGCAGCGATCGTAGTCGCAGCACTTACGATCTTGTGGATCGCATTCCATTCCTCTACGTTCGCATGGTGAAGGCAAAGCGAGCAAACAGTAGTGAAAGCGGTTCAAAGGTTTATGCCAAGCTCGTGATCGGAACACACAGTGTGAAGACGAAGAGCGAAAGTGAAGACAAAGACTGGGATCAGgtttttgcttttgataaaGAAGGACTTAATTCCACGTCGTTGGAGGTTTCAGTGTGGTGCGAGGAGAAGAAAGAAGGTGAAGAGATCACCGAGAATTCACTCGGAACGGTGTCGTTTGATTTGCAAGAAGTGCCTAAGCGTGTGCCGCCGGACAGTCCTTTGGCTCCCCAATGGTACACTCTGGAATCTGATACGTCGCCAGGAAATGACGTCATGCTGGCCGTGTGGATTGGGACGCAGGCTGACGAAGCGTTTCAAGAGGCGTGGCAGTCTGATTCCGGCGGTTTAATACCGGAGACTAGAGCTAAAGTGTATCTTTCCCCAAAGCTTTGGTATCTGAGAGTAACGGTCATCCAGACGCAGGACTTGCAGCTAGGTTCGGGATCCGAGCCTAAGCTTAGGAGTCCAGAGCTTTACGTAGTGAAGGGTCAACTCGGCGCACAGGTTTTCAAGACTGGAAGAACATCGGCTGGCGGCTCAGCAGCGTCAAGCTCGGCTAACCCAACATGGAATGAAGACCTTGTATTTGTT CACGTGATCGACGAAGCAACTCACGTGACTAGCGACGCTCGTGCATCGGCCAAACAACTATGCAAGGCTCCAATTGGTTTGCTTGAGGTGGGAATTCGCGGCGCCACTAACCTCCTCCCCGTGAAGACCAAGGACGGAACACGTGGTACTACCGATGCTTTCGCGGTGGCCAAATATGGACCCAAGTGGATCCGAACCCGAACCATCATTGACCGGTTTAACCCGCGATGGAATGAACAATACACGTGGGATGTTTATGACCCTTGCACAGTCCTAACAATTGGTGTGTTCGATAACGGAAGGTACAAGCGTTCTGAAGAGGGGAAGCTGAATAAAGATGTTAGATTGGGGAAAATTCGCGTGCGTTTGTCCACGTTGGACACCAACCGGGTTTACGTTCATTCCTACTCTCTAACCGTTTTGCTGCCAAGTGGAGCCAAGAAGATGGGAGAGATAGAAATTGCAGTGAGATTTTCATGCTCGTCGTGGTTGAGTTTAATGCAGGCCTATACAAGCCCAATTCTTCCAAGAATGCATTATGTGAAACCATTCGGCCCAGCCCAACAAGATATTCTACGTCACATGGCTATGAGGATCGTGACGGCTCGATTGGCCCGGTCTGAACCGCCCTTGGGTCATGAGGTGGTTCAGTTCATGTTAGATTCAGACACTCACGTGTGGAGCATGAGACGAAGCAAGGCGAATTGGTTCAGGGTGATTAGTTGCATCTCACGCGCCGCGTCTCTGGCGCGTTGGTTTGACGGGATCCGAAGGTGGGTGCATCCTCCCACTACTATTCTAATGCACGTGCTTCTTTTGGCAATAGTCTTCTGCCCTTCTCTCGTTCTACCCACTGCATTCATGtattgcttcttgattcttCTGTTGAGATTCCGTTACCGGCAGAGGGTCCCACAGAGCATGGATCCGAGGGTTTCGTGTGTGGACATGGTGAGTTTGGACGAGCTGGATGAGGAGTTTGACGGGTTTCCGACGACGAGGTCCCCGGAGGTGGTGCGGATCAGGTACGATAGGGTGCGGGCGCTTGCGGGGAGGGCGCAGACTTTGCTTGGTGACGTGGCAGCTCAGGGAGAGCGATTGGAAGCTTTGTTCAGTTGGCGGGACCCAAGGGCGACGGCGATGTTTGCCGTTTTGTGCTTCGTGTTGTCGTTGGTGTTCTACGTGGTGCCGTTTAAAGGTTTTGTGTTGGGAGCTGGTTTCTATTACTTTCGCCATCCAAGGTTTCGTGATGACATGCCTTCGGTTTCTGCCAACTTTTATCGAAGACTTCCTTCTCTTTCTGATCAGATTATCTGA
- the LOC107471991 gene encoding protein ABC transporter 1, mitochondrial, whose amino-acid sequence MPSSFFNPKDLNRLLNGLSLVANEFIKPAAKSDLQTLIKNAVLSATDLSGITSGKLRQFSNPQSSHAAKRASTDSVVYFSSSHPAETTTRNDENDVVLTSEENRPRVEDSEAGVATAAASSPVVAVPDGSVLAAEESEARSSEGKVDVNVNVKENENGKVGGEGSGEMAPITPPVTRRRPRERRVPETPFSRALGFAGLGASLAWGTLQESARRLAFGMPSSQDNQSPLSPFLSERNAERLALALCRMRGAALKIGQMLSIQDESLVPAPILAALEIVRQGADVMPKSQLNEVLNAELGPDWPSKLISFDYEPIAAASIGQVHKAVMKDGMQVAMKIQYPGVANSIESDIENVKLLLNYTNLIPEGLYLDRAIKVAKEELSRECDYNLEAASQKRFRDLLSGTEGFYVPIVFNDLSSKKVLTTELVHGITIDKVALLDQETRNYIGKMLLELTLMELFVFRFMQTDPNWGNFLYDEAKKTINLIDFGAARDYPKRFVDDYLRMVLACANTDRDGVIEMSQRLGFITGMESDVMLDAHVQAGFIVGLPFARSGGFDFKSTNITSSISHLGATMLKHRLTPPPDEAYSLHRKLSGAFLACIKIGAVVPCRELLLEVYNQYRFGDDETNEILSTGSGSA is encoded by the exons ATgccttcttcattcttcaatCCCAAGGACCTCAACCGGCTCCTCAATGGCCTCTCCCTCGTCGCCAACGAATTCATCAAACCCGCCGCAAAGTCCGACCTCCAAACCCTAATCAAGAACGCCGTTCTCTCCGCTACTGACCTCTCCGGCATAACCAGCGGCAAGCTTCGCCAATTCTCAAACCCTCAATCTTCTCACGCTGCCAAACGCGCCTCTACCGATTCCGTCGTTTATTTCAGCTCTTCACATCCCGCAGAAACGACAACAAGAaatgatgaaaatgatgtcGTTTTGACTTCTGAAGAAAATCGCCCTAGGGTTGAGGATTCCGAGGCAGGGGTGGCAACTGCGGCGGCTTCGTCTCCGGTTGTTGCCGTTCCGGATGGGAGTGTTTTGGCGGCGGAGGAAAGCGAGGCTCGGAGCTCTGAGGGTAAGGTGGATGTGAATGTGAATGTGAAAGAGAATGAGAATGGGAAGGTGGGTGGTGAGGGGAGTGGAGAAATGGCGCCTATTACTCCACCGGTGACGAGGCGAAGACCGAGGGAGAGGAGGGTTCCTGAAACTCCGTTTTCCAGGGCTCTTGG GTTTGCTGGGCTAGGAGCTAGTCTTGCATGGGGGACACTTCAGGAATCTGCCAGGAGGCTTGCCTTTGGTATGCCTAGTTCTCAAGACAACCAATCTCCGCTTTCTCCATTCTTGTCTGAGAGGAACGCAGAGCGGTTGGCTCTTGCACTTTGTAGAATGCGTGGAGCTGCCCTCAAAATTGGGCAGATGTTGAGCATTCAAGATGAATCTCTTGTTCCAGCTCCG ATACTGGCTGCATTAGAAATTGTACGCCAAGGTGCAGATGTGATGCCAAAGAGCCAGCTTAATGAAGTTTTAAATGCTGAGTTAGGTCCTGACTGGCCATCAAAGCTGATTAGTTTTGATTATGAACCTATAGCTGCTGCAAGTATTGGCCAG GTGCACAAAGCTGTCATGAAGGATGGCATGCAAGTTGCAATGAAAATACAGTACCCTGGTGTTGCAAATAGCATTGAGAGCGACATTGAGAATGTGAAACTTCTTTTGAATTACACAAATCTGATTCCTGAAGGACTTTATCTTGACAGGGCTATAAAG GTGGCCAAAGAAGAATTATCAcgtgagtgtgattacaacttgGAGGCAGCAAGTCAGAAGCGATTCCGAGATCTGCTTTCTGGCACAGAAGGGTTTTATGTTCCAATAGTTTTTAATGATCTTTCAAGCAAAAAAGTATTAACTACAGAACTTGTTCATG GAATTACAATTGACAAAGTAGCCTTGCTGGACCAGGAAACTCGTAATTATATTGGGAAAATGTTATTGGAGCTCACATTGATGGAGTTATTTGTATTTCGATTTATGCAG ACTGATCCTAATTGGGGTAACTTTTTATATGATGAAGCGAAGAAAACAATAAATCTCATTGATTTTGGAGCGGCACGGGATTACCCCAAAAGATTTGTTGATGATTATTTACGAATG GTTCTAGCATGTGCAAATACTGATAGGGATGGGGTCATAGAGATGTCCCAGAGACTCGGGTTCATCACTGGAATGGAATCAGATGTGATGCTCGATGCCCACGTTCAAGCTGGTTTCATTGTGGGTTTGCCATTTGCAAGATCCGGTGGATTCGACTTCAAGTCAACCAACATTACCTCAAGCATTTCACACCTTGGTGCGACAATGCTGAAGCACAGGCTGACTCCGCCACCTGATGAAGCTTACAGTCTGCACAGAAAACTTTCTGGTGCATTTTTGGCATGCATTAAGATTGGGGCCGTTGTGCCTTGTAGGGAATTATTGCTTGAAGTGTACAATCAATATAGGTTTGGTGATGATGAAACAAATGAGATATTATCCACTGGCTCAGGATCCGCATAG
- the LOC107471742 gene encoding probable small nuclear ribonucleoprotein G, translating to MSRSGQPPDLKKYMDMKLQIKLNANRMIVGTLRGFDQFMNLVVDNTVEVNGNEKNEIGMVVIRGNSVVTVEALEPVNRT from the exons ATGAGCAGATCAGGGCAGCCGCCGGATTTGAAGAA GTACATGGACATGAAGCTTCAGA TAAAACTTAATGCAAATAGGATGATTGTTGGTACCCTCAGGGGTTTTGACCAGTTTATGAACTTAGTTGTTGACAACACCGTGGAAGTCAATGgcaatgaaaagaatgaaatagGGATGGTG GTAATTAGAGGAAACAGTGTGGTTACTGTTGAAGCACTTGAACCTGTGAACAGGACCTGA